From one Xyrauchen texanus isolate HMW12.3.18 chromosome 17, RBS_HiC_50CHRs, whole genome shotgun sequence genomic stretch:
- the zgc:194210 gene encoding uncharacterized protein zgc:194210 isoform X4 — protein sequence MKLIDRSMTLLVFINAVYSAAMREGGLDLLHFLNDAFEITQPPDHLEPTKLSDIVYSFVEIEKNLEPAGPTAECKAPEIVGNFVEVSKTTPKPNSVEITGIAQERSSESSNSDSRLADRTSAEDSGEVERYNRSWLRTTLTETSEALRGHYKNSAEMDRPEENGRYQNQKMIGQYSAEVTGVPDTEKYQQESNKRAVDLDSPEDMDTPDRKDLDVDSEERSAGLRAKLNYAANHATLDESREIIDQNPRCIETSVEHPVEENNSLEVRNVDQEIQKNTMSYQNQLRKICPSRRARVSNNPKGQLDFDSPERVNSELLDRDNSVERLEGHASVTL from the exons ATGAAGCT AATTGACAGATCGATGACTCTTCTAGTCTTTATCAATGCTGTGTATTCAGCGGCCATGAGAG AAGGGGGTCTGGATTTGTTACATTTTCTGAATG ACGCCTTTGAGATTACTCAACCTCCTGACCACCTCGAACCAACAAAACTCTCAG ACATTGTCTATTCCTTTGTAGAAATAGAGAAGAATCTTGAACCTGCAGGTCCAACAGCAG AATGTAAAGCCCCAGAAATAGTTGGTAATTTTGTTG AGGTTTCCAAAACAACTCCCAAACCAAACTCAGTTGAAATTACag GCATTGCACAAGAGAGATCCTCTGAGAGCAGCAACTCAG ACAGCAGATTAGCTGATAGAACATCAGCAGAAGACAGCGGAG AGGTTGAAAGATACAATAGGTCATGGCTGAGGACCACACTCACGG AGACCAGCGAAGCATTACGGGGACATTACAAGAATTCAGCAG AGATGGACAGACCAGAGGAGAATGGGAGATACCAAAACCAGAAGATGATAGGACAATACAGTGCTGAAGTGACAGGTGTACCTGATACAGAGAAATACCAGCAAGAAAGCAACAAACGAGCAGTAGATTTAGACAGTCCAGAGGATATGGACACCCCTGATAGAAAAGACCTCGATGTTGACAGTGAAGAACGTTCTGCGGGACTTAGAGCAAAACTAAACTATGCTGCTAACCATGCCACACTGGACGAGAGCAGGGAAATTATTGATCAGAACCCAAGATGCATTGAAACATCTGTTGAACATCCCGTGGAAGAGAACAACAGTCTGGAAGTCCGTAATGTGGACCAGGAGATCCAAAAGAACACAATGAGCTATCAGAACCAGCTGAGGAAAATATGTCCCAGCAGGAGAGCGAGAGTGTCCAACAACCCCAAAGGACAGCTGGATTTTGATAGTCCAGAAAGAGTGAACAGTGAGCTTTTGGACAGAGACAACAGCGTTGAGAGGCTGGAAGGACATGCGTCAGTTACTCTGTAG
- the zgc:194210 gene encoding uncharacterized protein zgc:194210 isoform X1 gives MDFVYLVELFVKFVCLSHDKPWYYNRISLEGGLDLLHFLNDAFEITQPPDHLEPTKLSEIEKNLEPAGPTAECKAPEIVGNFVEVSKTTPKPNSVEITGIAQERSSESSNSGDRSSKKHLEVFIYCQYHFKCITLYVSTDSRLADRTSAEDSGEVERYNRSWLRTTLTETSEALRGHYKNSAEMDRPEENGRYQNQKMIGQYSAEVTGVPDTEKYQQESNKRAVDLDSPEDMDTPDRKDLDVDSEERSAGLRAKLNYAANHATLDESREIIDQNPRCIETSVEHPVEENNSLEVRNVDQEIQKNTMSYQNQLRKICPSRRARVSNNPKGQLDFDSPERVNSELLDRDNSVERLEGHASVTL, from the exons ATGGACTTTGTCTATCTTGTAGAGTTATTTGTCAAATTTGTATGTCTGTCTCATGATAAACCTTGGTATTACAATCGCATTTCTTTAGAAGGGGGTCTGGATTTGTTACATTTTCTGAATG ACGCCTTTGAGATTACTCAACCTCCTGACCACCTCGAACCAACAAAACTCTCAG AAATAGAGAAGAATCTTGAACCTGCAGGTCCAACAGCAG AATGTAAAGCCCCAGAAATAGTTGGTAATTTTGTTG AGGTTTCCAAAACAACTCCCAAACCAAACTCAGTTGAAATTACag GCATTGCACAAGAGAGATCCTCTGAGAGCAGCAACTCAGGTGATCGTTCAAGTAAAAAACATCTGGAAGTGTTTATATACTGTcaatatcattttaaatgtattactttatATGTTTCAACAGACAGCAGATTAGCTGATAGAACATCAGCAGAAGACAGCGGAG AGGTTGAAAGATACAATAGGTCATGGCTGAGGACCACACTCACGG AGACCAGCGAAGCATTACGGGGACATTACAAGAATTCAGCAG AGATGGACAGACCAGAGGAGAATGGGAGATACCAAAACCAGAAGATGATAGGACAATACAGTGCTGAAGTGACAGGTGTACCTGATACAGAGAAATACCAGCAAGAAAGCAACAAACGAGCAGTAGATTTAGACAGTCCAGAGGATATGGACACCCCTGATAGAAAAGACCTCGATGTTGACAGTGAAGAACGTTCTGCGGGACTTAGAGCAAAACTAAACTATGCTGCTAACCATGCCACACTGGACGAGAGCAGGGAAATTATTGATCAGAACCCAAGATGCATTGAAACATCTGTTGAACATCCCGTGGAAGAGAACAACAGTCTGGAAGTCCGTAATGTGGACCAGGAGATCCAAAAGAACACAATGAGCTATCAGAACCAGCTGAGGAAAATATGTCCCAGCAGGAGAGCGAGAGTGTCCAACAACCCCAAAGGACAGCTGGATTTTGATAGTCCAGAAAGAGTGAACAGTGAGCTTTTGGACAGAGACAACAGCGTTGAGAGGCTGGAAGGACATGCGTCAGTTACTCTGTAG
- the zgc:194210 gene encoding uncharacterized protein zgc:194210 isoform X2 codes for MKLIDRSMTLLVFINAVYSAAMRDAFEITQPPDHLEPTKLSDIVYSFVEIEKNLEPAGPTAECKAPEIVGNFVEVSKTTPKPNSVEITGIAQERSSESSNSGDRSSKKHLEVFIYCQYHFKCITLYVSTDSRLADRTSAEDSGEVERYNRSWLRTTLTETSEALRGHYKNSAEMDRPEENGRYQNQKMIGQYSAEVTGVPDTEKYQQESNKRAVDLDSPEDMDTPDRKDLDVDSEERSAGLRAKLNYAANHATLDESREIIDQNPRCIETSVEHPVEENNSLEVRNVDQEIQKNTMSYQNQLRKICPSRRARVSNNPKGQLDFDSPERVNSELLDRDNSVERLEGHASVTL; via the exons ATGAAGCT AATTGACAGATCGATGACTCTTCTAGTCTTTATCAATGCTGTGTATTCAGCGGCCATGAGAG ACGCCTTTGAGATTACTCAACCTCCTGACCACCTCGAACCAACAAAACTCTCAG ACATTGTCTATTCCTTTGTAGAAATAGAGAAGAATCTTGAACCTGCAGGTCCAACAGCAG AATGTAAAGCCCCAGAAATAGTTGGTAATTTTGTTG AGGTTTCCAAAACAACTCCCAAACCAAACTCAGTTGAAATTACag GCATTGCACAAGAGAGATCCTCTGAGAGCAGCAACTCAGGTGATCGTTCAAGTAAAAAACATCTGGAAGTGTTTATATACTGTcaatatcattttaaatgtattactttatATGTTTCAACAGACAGCAGATTAGCTGATAGAACATCAGCAGAAGACAGCGGAG AGGTTGAAAGATACAATAGGTCATGGCTGAGGACCACACTCACGG AGACCAGCGAAGCATTACGGGGACATTACAAGAATTCAGCAG AGATGGACAGACCAGAGGAGAATGGGAGATACCAAAACCAGAAGATGATAGGACAATACAGTGCTGAAGTGACAGGTGTACCTGATACAGAGAAATACCAGCAAGAAAGCAACAAACGAGCAGTAGATTTAGACAGTCCAGAGGATATGGACACCCCTGATAGAAAAGACCTCGATGTTGACAGTGAAGAACGTTCTGCGGGACTTAGAGCAAAACTAAACTATGCTGCTAACCATGCCACACTGGACGAGAGCAGGGAAATTATTGATCAGAACCCAAGATGCATTGAAACATCTGTTGAACATCCCGTGGAAGAGAACAACAGTCTGGAAGTCCGTAATGTGGACCAGGAGATCCAAAAGAACACAATGAGCTATCAGAACCAGCTGAGGAAAATATGTCCCAGCAGGAGAGCGAGAGTGTCCAACAACCCCAAAGGACAGCTGGATTTTGATAGTCCAGAAAGAGTGAACAGTGAGCTTTTGGACAGAGACAACAGCGTTGAGAGGCTGGAAGGACATGCGTCAGTTACTCTGTAG
- the zgc:194210 gene encoding uncharacterized protein zgc:194210 isoform X3, whose amino-acid sequence MKLIDRSMTLLVFINAVYSAAMRDAFEITQPPDHLEPTKLSEIEKNLEPAGPTAECKAPEIVGNFVEVSKTTPKPNSVEITGIAQERSSESSNSGDRSSKKHLEVFIYCQYHFKCITLYVSTDSRLADRTSAEDSGEVERYNRSWLRTTLTETSEALRGHYKNSAEMDRPEENGRYQNQKMIGQYSAEVTGVPDTEKYQQESNKRAVDLDSPEDMDTPDRKDLDVDSEERSAGLRAKLNYAANHATLDESREIIDQNPRCIETSVEHPVEENNSLEVRNVDQEIQKNTMSYQNQLRKICPSRRARVSNNPKGQLDFDSPERVNSELLDRDNSVERLEGHASVTL is encoded by the exons ATGAAGCT AATTGACAGATCGATGACTCTTCTAGTCTTTATCAATGCTGTGTATTCAGCGGCCATGAGAG ACGCCTTTGAGATTACTCAACCTCCTGACCACCTCGAACCAACAAAACTCTCAG AAATAGAGAAGAATCTTGAACCTGCAGGTCCAACAGCAG AATGTAAAGCCCCAGAAATAGTTGGTAATTTTGTTG AGGTTTCCAAAACAACTCCCAAACCAAACTCAGTTGAAATTACag GCATTGCACAAGAGAGATCCTCTGAGAGCAGCAACTCAGGTGATCGTTCAAGTAAAAAACATCTGGAAGTGTTTATATACTGTcaatatcattttaaatgtattactttatATGTTTCAACAGACAGCAGATTAGCTGATAGAACATCAGCAGAAGACAGCGGAG AGGTTGAAAGATACAATAGGTCATGGCTGAGGACCACACTCACGG AGACCAGCGAAGCATTACGGGGACATTACAAGAATTCAGCAG AGATGGACAGACCAGAGGAGAATGGGAGATACCAAAACCAGAAGATGATAGGACAATACAGTGCTGAAGTGACAGGTGTACCTGATACAGAGAAATACCAGCAAGAAAGCAACAAACGAGCAGTAGATTTAGACAGTCCAGAGGATATGGACACCCCTGATAGAAAAGACCTCGATGTTGACAGTGAAGAACGTTCTGCGGGACTTAGAGCAAAACTAAACTATGCTGCTAACCATGCCACACTGGACGAGAGCAGGGAAATTATTGATCAGAACCCAAGATGCATTGAAACATCTGTTGAACATCCCGTGGAAGAGAACAACAGTCTGGAAGTCCGTAATGTGGACCAGGAGATCCAAAAGAACACAATGAGCTATCAGAACCAGCTGAGGAAAATATGTCCCAGCAGGAGAGCGAGAGTGTCCAACAACCCCAAAGGACAGCTGGATTTTGATAGTCCAGAAAGAGTGAACAGTGAGCTTTTGGACAGAGACAACAGCGTTGAGAGGCTGGAAGGACATGCGTCAGTTACTCTGTAG